Genomic DNA from Sphingomonas hankookensis:
CGTCGCGGTGCTGCTCAACATCACCCCCGACCATCTCGACCGCTATGCCGGTTTCGGAGCCTATGCCGCGTCCAAGGCCCGTCTGTTCGCGATGCAGTCGTCCGGTCGTGTTGCGGTGATCGGCACAGGCGATGCGGCGTCTGCCGCGATTGCGGACACCGTTCCGCACGCCGTCCGCATCGCCGTCCCGGCCGAAGCGCCGGCTTTCGGTCCCGCGCTCGCCGGCCCGCACAACGCCCAGAACGCGCTGACCGCCATCGCCGTCTGCGAGGCATTGGGCCTCGACACCGACACCATCCGCGCCGGCCTCCAAAGCTACCGGGCCTTGCCACACCGCATGGCGCACGTCGCCGACGTGAACGGCGTCGCTTATGTCGACGACAGCAAGGCGACGAACCCCGATTCCACCGCGCCCGCGCTCAACGCGTTCGCACGCATCCACTGGATCGTCGGCGGGCTTGCCAAGTCGGACGACCTCGATGCCTGCCGCCCCGGTTTCGGCAATGTCGTCCACGCCTATACCATCGGCACCGCCGCGCAGCGCTTTGCCGAACTTCTGCAACCCGACATGGCCGTAACCATCGCCAACACATTGGACGAGGCGGTGAAATTGGCCGCGACAGCCGCGCGACCCGGCGATACCGTATTGCTGTCGCCGGCGTGCGCGTCGTTCGACCAGTTCAGCGATTTCGAAGCGCGGGGCCGCGCCTTCGCGGCGGCAGTGGGGGCATTGCAATGACGGATATGGGTCGCGGGCGCGATGTCCGGGCGCTGCGCCAGCGGGTGGAGACGCTGCAGGGCCGTAGCGCGCGCTCGCCGATCGGCGCGTGGTTCCGCGAAGTCGACCGGGTGCTGCTGCTGATCGCGATGGTACTGATCGCCATCGGCCTCGTCGCGGTCGCCGCCGCGTCGCCCGCATCCGCCGTGCGCTATTCGGGTGGTGACGTCACCGTCCCGCCGATGATGTATTTCTGGCGACAGGCCGGGTGGATCGCACTCTCCTTCCCGGTGATGATCGTCGTGTCGATGCTGCCGGTCACGCTGGCGCGGCGGCTGTGCCTGCTCGGCGCGGGCGTCCTGGTTCTTGCGCTGATG
This window encodes:
- the murD gene encoding UDP-N-acetylmuramoyl-L-alanine--D-glutamate ligase, which codes for MITAAAWAGKKFAVLGLARSGAATVRALLAGGAEVIAWDGDGAKRDALSPSPRSRGEGTSPSSPTTALATPPLPTLSPMGERALVIADPLSIDLTGFDGVVVSPGVPLNRHPIAAHAGDTPIIGDIELFAQARADLPPHKVVGITGTNGKSTTTALIHHILEQAGIPTRMGGNIGLPILAQDPLPAGGVYVLELSSYQIDLTRSLDCDVAVLLNITPDHLDRYAGFGAYAASKARLFAMQSSGRVAVIGTGDAASAAIADTVPHAVRIAVPAEAPAFGPALAGPHNAQNALTAIAVCEALGLDTDTIRAGLQSYRALPHRMAHVADVNGVAYVDDSKATNPDSTAPALNAFARIHWIVGGLAKSDDLDACRPGFGNVVHAYTIGTAAQRFAELLQPDMAVTIANTLDEAVKLAATAARPGDTVLLSPACASFDQFSDFEARGRAFAAAVGALQ